Proteins found in one Nitratiruptor sp. SB155-2 genomic segment:
- a CDS encoding oxoprolinase family protein, which yields MIKIAIDRGGTFTDIYAIVDDERIVTKKILSESPLYEDSNSYGIKLILDELGRSWEDIEWIRLGTTVATNALLERKGVDLTFLVTKGFKDILEIRYQNRSDLFALDIKKPKPLYKEVLEVDERLILQNGEPVVAIPLQHIPTPTYKHVAVMLLHSYLHPIHETKIKEQLNGYEVTLSGEVIPLQKAIDRADTTVVDAYLTPVVREYVQKILKGVEIDQKRILFIKSDGGLCTPEEFRGVNALLSGPAGGVVALSSIYNGEPLIGFDMGGTSTDVSRYDGKIELKMSDEVAGCNIFYPMVDIHTVAAGGGSRLFEKEGMFVVGPESSGSDPGPVCYGKNGFLSVSDANAVTGRLNPEFLPKIFGKSGKEPLDVEAAKEAFVPLAKKLGKSIEKVALGFIDVANEHMANAIKEITIKKGYDPKEHTLCVFGGAGAQHAVGVARKLGIRKVFIHRHSGILSAVGIAYADVKKELVAMARADIDKLFEELEQGYEDFQKQRSVFVRFKGTNNSIEVPYENYKEHFKKRYREIFGFLPTSDIEIESVKVTLIKLTQKPNRPTVAKGAMEPVRVARVYFDEGWRDVPVFNELKADNEIAGPALIALEHSTIVLDAKSSASIDAYGDIVIDVESKEERVIEAAKVALLSNRLEFIAKKMGDILQKSAKSVNIKERADFSCAIFDGQGDLIVNAPHIPVHLGSMSSVVKSIIAKGYKDATYITNVPYEGGSHLPDITVVTPYIENGKTLFWVASRGHHADIGGKVPGSMPPFSKFLHEEGAIIESFPVVEEGVFNEEVLRSIFESAGARDIEDNISDIKAQIAANNEGIKSLLPLKKELPRFFESIKSISRRSVEAFFDSIDIAQAEDYLDSGAKIALKVYKAQRVIFDFSDSSPELLGNQNAPFAVLRSAVLYAIRVMLQKEIPLNDGLLQDIEIIAPKGTLLNPDKELAVVGGNVTTSQRIVDVIFKAFNVAAASQGCMNNVIFGNERFGYYETIAGGAGATPNGDGASGVHTHMTNTKITDVEVIESRFPMMIEEFSLRADSGGDGKYRGGEGVKRVYRFLEPVEVSLLTERRAFAPYGLAGGQEGKRGENYLVREGRTLNLGGKIHFFAKTGDRLIIKTPGGGGWGERD from the coding sequence ATGATCAAAATAGCAATCGATAGAGGGGGAACATTTACCGATATCTATGCCATTGTCGATGATGAGAGAATTGTAACAAAAAAGATTCTGAGTGAAAGCCCTTTGTATGAAGACTCCAACAGTTACGGAATCAAGCTAATTTTAGATGAGCTGGGAAGAAGTTGGGAAGATATCGAGTGGATACGACTTGGAACGACGGTAGCGACAAATGCGTTGCTTGAACGAAAAGGAGTGGATCTAACCTTTTTGGTCACGAAAGGATTTAAAGACATTTTAGAGATACGTTATCAAAATAGAAGCGATCTTTTTGCACTGGATATCAAAAAGCCGAAGCCGTTATATAAAGAGGTACTGGAAGTTGATGAGAGACTTATTTTACAAAATGGCGAACCAGTGGTTGCAATACCTTTACAGCATATACCGACTCCAACATATAAGCATGTAGCGGTGATGCTGCTGCATAGCTACTTACATCCTATCCATGAAACAAAGATAAAAGAGCAATTGAATGGCTATGAGGTAACGCTCTCCGGTGAAGTGATACCTTTGCAAAAAGCGATCGATAGAGCCGATACAACGGTGGTTGATGCCTATTTGACCCCGGTTGTTCGAGAGTATGTCCAGAAAATCTTAAAGGGTGTGGAAATTGATCAAAAACGAATCCTTTTCATCAAAAGCGATGGAGGCCTTTGCACTCCCGAGGAGTTTCGCGGCGTCAACGCTCTTTTGAGTGGTCCAGCAGGTGGTGTAGTGGCACTCTCTAGTATCTATAATGGGGAGCCTTTGATAGGCTTTGATATGGGTGGGACCAGTACCGATGTGAGCCGTTATGACGGAAAGATTGAACTCAAAATGAGCGATGAGGTGGCAGGATGCAATATTTTTTATCCGATGGTGGATATCCACACGGTAGCTGCCGGTGGAGGAAGCAGGCTTTTTGAAAAGGAGGGGATGTTCGTCGTAGGTCCCGAGAGCAGTGGAAGTGACCCAGGACCCGTGTGTTACGGAAAAAATGGATTTTTGAGTGTGAGTGACGCCAATGCCGTTACCGGAAGACTTAATCCAGAGTTTTTGCCAAAAATTTTTGGCAAAAGTGGCAAAGAACCATTGGATGTGGAGGCTGCGAAAGAAGCTTTTGTACCTTTGGCAAAGAAACTTGGCAAATCGATCGAAAAGGTGGCTTTGGGATTTATCGACGTGGCCAATGAGCATATGGCAAATGCCATCAAAGAGATTACCATCAAAAAAGGATACGATCCAAAAGAGCATACATTGTGCGTCTTTGGCGGAGCGGGAGCGCAGCATGCTGTGGGAGTTGCTAGAAAACTTGGTATACGGAAGGTTTTCATCCACAGACATAGCGGTATATTGTCTGCTGTGGGAATCGCATATGCCGATGTCAAAAAAGAGCTTGTAGCGATGGCCCGTGCGGATATAGATAAACTCTTTGAAGAGTTGGAGCAAGGGTACGAGGATTTTCAAAAGCAGCGATCCGTTTTTGTTCGCTTTAAAGGGACGAACAACTCCATCGAGGTTCCCTATGAAAACTATAAAGAGCATTTTAAAAAGCGCTATCGAGAGATTTTCGGCTTTTTGCCAACTTCAGATATCGAGATAGAGAGCGTCAAAGTGACCCTCATAAAACTCACACAAAAACCAAACCGTCCCACAGTTGCTAAAGGTGCAATGGAGCCAGTGAGGGTTGCAAGAGTCTATTTTGATGAGGGATGGCGAGATGTTCCGGTTTTTAACGAACTCAAAGCAGACAATGAAATCGCCGGTCCGGCCCTCATAGCTTTGGAACACTCCACTATCGTTTTAGATGCAAAAAGCAGCGCATCGATCGATGCGTATGGAGATATTGTGATCGATGTTGAGAGCAAAGAGGAAAGAGTGATTGAAGCAGCAAAAGTGGCTCTTCTTTCCAATCGTCTCGAGTTTATTGCCAAAAAGATGGGTGATATTTTGCAAAAGAGCGCCAAAAGTGTCAATATCAAAGAAAGGGCCGATTTTAGCTGTGCTATTTTTGACGGCCAAGGGGATCTGATCGTCAATGCACCGCATATTCCGGTTCATCTGGGCTCTATGAGCAGTGTAGTCAAATCTATCATAGCCAAAGGCTATAAAGATGCTACCTACATCACCAATGTACCCTATGAAGGGGGTTCGCACCTACCGGATATCACCGTCGTAACGCCTTATATAGAAAATGGCAAAACCCTTTTTTGGGTGGCAAGCAGGGGGCATCATGCCGATATTGGTGGTAAAGTTCCCGGGAGTATGCCTCCATTTTCAAAGTTTTTGCATGAAGAGGGTGCAATCATTGAAAGTTTTCCTGTAGTAGAGGAGGGAGTCTTTAATGAGGAGGTCTTGCGATCTATTTTTGAGAGTGCCGGTGCAAGAGACATTGAAGACAATATCAGCGATATCAAAGCACAGATTGCCGCCAATAATGAGGGGATAAAGAGTTTGCTGCCTTTAAAAAAGGAGCTTCCACGGTTTTTTGAGTCGATTAAAAGCATTAGCCGAAGAAGCGTTGAAGCATTTTTCGATTCGATCGATATAGCCCAGGCCGAGGATTATCTGGACAGTGGTGCAAAGATCGCTTTGAAAGTTTACAAAGCTCAAAGAGTCATTTTTGATTTTAGTGACTCCAGTCCCGAGCTTCTTGGCAATCAAAACGCCCCTTTTGCGGTGTTAAGAAGTGCAGTTTTATATGCAATTCGGGTAATGCTACAAAAAGAGATTCCCCTCAACGATGGACTGCTTCAAGATATTGAAATAATCGCACCAAAAGGGACTCTTTTAAATCCGGATAAGGAGCTCGCTGTCGTTGGTGGCAATGTAACGACCAGTCAGCGTATTGTCGATGTGATTTTCAAAGCGTTCAATGTAGCTGCGGCAAGCCAAGGGTGTATGAACAATGTGATCTTTGGAAATGAGCGCTTTGGATATTATGAAACCATTGCAGGTGGGGCTGGAGCGACTCCAAACGGTGACGGGGCAAGTGGAGTGCATACTCATATGACCAATACGAAAATTACCGATGTTGAAGTGATAGAGAGCAGGTTTCCTATGATGATAGAGGAGTTTAGCCTACGAGCAGATAGTGGTGGAGATGGAAAGTACAGAGGTGGAGAGGGTGTAAAACGGGTATATCGCTTTTTGGAGCCGGTTGAGGTGAGTTTGCTGACGGAGCGCAGAGCTTTTGCTCCATATGGACTTGCAGGCGGCCAAGAGGGGAAAAGAGGAGAAAACTATCTTGTTCGTGAAGGTAGAACCTTGAACCTTGGAGGAAAGATCCACTTTTTTGCAAAAACTGGTGATAGACTCATCATTAAAACACCCGGTGGAGGGGGCTGGGGAGAAAGAGACTAA
- the pyk gene encoding pyruvate kinase: MTKIVATIGPSSIEKIDKLILAGVNVFRLNFSHADHKTHKASIKKIRETAKKLGTKTAILQDISGPKIRIGEVDGILELSKGDKIRLVKTHPKSKYDLTLSYPQIIDDLEVGEYVFFADGTIRTKVIEKDSDSVTLLVKNPGVLSSRKGVNFPHSNLRLSAITPKDEKDLRFGAKEGVDIVAISFVNSAQDIKKARSILAQEEANPWIVAKIETKKAVENLESILQASDGVMVARGDLGIEVGIEKVPVIQKRIIKEANRLGKPVITATQMLLSMVNSPFPTRAEVSDVANAVIDGSDAVMLSDETTVGKYPVEAVQTLRKVIDETMSIYPFYKRYEGKDVDAIAGSVADLCRSINPKAIVSFTSSGTTVKSIAKYRPNAPIIAVTHDKKTSHKLSLVWGVQTVLEMPKIKNPEHLIQKFLDTALREEFLFLGDKVIITMGSIVGKEGTTNMIRVVEI; this comes from the coding sequence ATGACAAAAATCGTTGCGACAATTGGACCAAGTTCAATTGAAAAAATAGACAAACTCATTCTTGCCGGAGTCAATGTTTTTCGGCTCAACTTCAGTCACGCCGATCACAAAACCCATAAAGCATCTATCAAAAAAATTCGAGAAACGGCTAAGAAACTTGGTACAAAAACGGCCATTTTACAAGATATCAGCGGTCCTAAAATTCGAATCGGCGAGGTTGATGGCATTTTGGAACTCAGCAAAGGCGACAAAATTCGCCTTGTCAAAACACATCCAAAATCAAAATATGACCTGACACTCAGTTATCCGCAAATTATCGATGATCTAGAAGTTGGCGAGTATGTCTTCTTCGCCGATGGAACCATCCGGACAAAAGTGATCGAAAAAGATAGCGACAGCGTTACACTCCTTGTCAAAAATCCAGGAGTCCTTTCAAGCAGAAAAGGTGTCAACTTTCCCCACTCCAATCTGCGTCTTAGCGCCATTACACCAAAAGATGAGAAAGATTTACGATTTGGAGCCAAAGAGGGTGTGGATATCGTTGCAATCAGTTTTGTCAACAGTGCTCAAGATATCAAAAAAGCGCGTTCCATTCTAGCCCAAGAGGAAGCAAATCCATGGATTGTTGCCAAGATAGAAACGAAAAAAGCGGTGGAAAACCTTGAATCGATTTTGCAAGCAAGCGATGGGGTCATGGTGGCTAGAGGCGATCTTGGCATAGAGGTGGGCATCGAAAAGGTTCCCGTAATTCAAAAACGTATCATCAAAGAGGCCAACCGATTAGGAAAACCTGTCATTACTGCAACACAGATGTTACTTTCTATGGTCAACTCCCCTTTTCCAACACGAGCGGAAGTGAGTGATGTGGCCAATGCAGTGATAGATGGAAGCGATGCGGTGATGCTCAGTGACGAGACGACTGTAGGCAAATATCCGGTTGAGGCGGTACAGACCCTACGAAAAGTCATCGATGAGACCATGAGCATCTATCCATTTTACAAACGCTATGAAGGAAAAGATGTCGATGCCATCGCCGGTAGCGTTGCTGATCTATGCCGCTCAATAAACCCAAAAGCGATCGTCTCCTTTACAAGCAGCGGTACAACGGTCAAAAGCATTGCAAAATATCGCCCCAATGCTCCTATCATCGCTGTTACACACGATAAAAAGACTTCCCATAAACTTTCGCTGGTATGGGGAGTACAAACCGTTTTGGAGATGCCAAAAATCAAAAATCCAGAGCATCTCATTCAAAAGTTTCTCGATACAGCCTTGAGAGAAGAGTTTCTCTTTTTGGGCGATAAAGTTATCATCACGATGGGGAGTATCGTAGGGAAAGAGGGGACCACAAATATGATTCGAGTGGTTGAGATATAA
- a CDS encoding siroheme decarboxylase subunit alpha: MEKELLTLIQKEFPVTKRPFAHLANELGVTEEEVLDTYRKLKEERIIRQTSAIFDTKSLGYRSSLVAFQVDDIEKAAAFVNTHPGVSHNYERDHDFNLWFTIAVEPDSRLGLEKTVALMAQRTNAKEYIILPTKKMFKIQVQLDVAGKKSKKEKVTKKKKIDFELEPVHYKLIKELQEDIEPVAEPFEKIVQKLGLSYEELQQEVQRLQDGGYMRRFASILYHRKAGFNANAMVVWSVDEEKAQEIGQKVAEFSAVSHCYLRPTYPNWPYPLFSMIHGKSKEEVEAVVKEIEAEIAPKEYRYLYSTREFKKQRIRYFSDAFKEWEQQYGG; the protein is encoded by the coding sequence ATGGAAAAAGAGCTGCTAACTCTCATACAAAAAGAGTTTCCCGTTACGAAAAGACCATTCGCACACTTGGCCAATGAGCTGGGTGTGACAGAGGAAGAGGTCTTAGATACATATAGAAAGCTCAAAGAAGAGAGAATCATACGCCAAACTTCAGCGATATTTGATACAAAATCTTTAGGGTATCGATCCAGTCTTGTGGCATTTCAAGTAGATGATATTGAAAAAGCAGCAGCATTTGTCAATACCCATCCAGGCGTTTCGCACAACTATGAAAGAGACCACGATTTTAATCTTTGGTTTACCATAGCCGTAGAGCCCGATAGCCGTTTGGGGCTTGAAAAGACGGTTGCGCTTATGGCACAGCGAACCAATGCCAAAGAGTACATTATCCTACCTACAAAAAAGATGTTCAAGATACAGGTGCAGCTCGATGTTGCTGGCAAAAAATCCAAAAAGGAAAAAGTGACAAAAAAGAAAAAAATAGATTTCGAGCTTGAACCAGTCCATTATAAGCTCATAAAAGAGCTGCAAGAAGATATCGAACCGGTTGCCGAGCCTTTTGAAAAGATTGTACAAAAACTCGGGTTGAGTTATGAAGAGCTGCAGCAGGAGGTACAACGATTGCAAGATGGTGGCTATATGCGCCGTTTTGCCTCGATTTTGTATCATAGAAAAGCTGGATTTAACGCCAATGCCATGGTGGTTTGGAGTGTGGATGAAGAAAAAGCCCAGGAGATTGGCCAAAAGGTTGCCGAATTTAGTGCGGTGAGTCACTGCTATCTTCGGCCTACCTATCCCAACTGGCCCTATCCGCTTTTTAGTATGATTCATGGTAAAAGTAAAGAAGAGGTGGAGGCTGTCGTAAAAGAGATAGAAGCGGAGATAGCGCCCAAAGAGTATCGATATCTCTACTCGACAAGAGAATTTAAAAAACAGCGTATTCGTTATTTTAGCGATGCGTTTAAAGAATGGGAGCAGCAGTATGGTGGTTGA
- a CDS encoding precorrin-2 dehydrogenase/sirohydrochlorin ferrochelatase family protein: MSFFPALLKLQSRRILVIGGGKIAGDKISHLLDFTQNITIIAPHIDARVLQMAQENGLQIIQREYQKGDVKGFFIVIVAVDDLEVQKEVFNECHQEGALCNAVDSIEYCDFIFPSYIKEGDLIIAFSTSGASPALSKYLRRAIQKLLPKDIARFIEEIKALRQKLPKGKERMQLLDSKAKEYIQNYFTKDN, translated from the coding sequence ATGAGCTTTTTCCCCGCTTTACTCAAACTGCAAAGCAGACGTATCTTGGTTATCGGTGGTGGGAAGATTGCAGGCGATAAAATTTCGCATCTTCTGGATTTCACACAAAACATCACCATCATCGCCCCTCATATTGATGCTCGAGTGTTGCAGATGGCTCAAGAAAATGGTCTGCAGATCATCCAAAGAGAGTACCAAAAAGGGGATGTCAAAGGTTTTTTTATCGTTATCGTCGCAGTGGATGATCTTGAGGTACAAAAAGAGGTTTTCAACGAGTGTCATCAAGAAGGGGCTCTTTGCAATGCAGTGGATAGCATAGAGTATTGCGATTTTATCTTTCCCTCCTATATCAAAGAGGGTGATCTCATCATCGCTTTTTCTACCAGTGGAGCTTCTCCTGCACTGTCCAAATATCTCAGGCGAGCCATCCAAAAGCTTTTGCCTAAAGATATCGCTCGATTTATCGAAGAGATAAAAGCCTTACGCCAAAAACTGCCTAAAGGCAAGGAACGCATGCAACTCCTTGATAGTAAAGCCAAAGAGTATATTCAAAACTATTTTACAAAGGATAATTGA
- a CDS encoding nitrous oxide reductase accessory protein NosL, with protein MKRIVVLILFVVALFAEVVKDPVYHIDVNKYPRFQAKIELANEKSVLFCCPKSMFYFYLRPFEFPEYNITKETDFKKLMVKDYISGDWIKAEGATYVFGSRLQGPKGDDLIPVRNKDALNIFRLKYGGTKILTFPEIVHKGIGLIKYLDMP; from the coding sequence ATGAAACGTATCGTGGTGCTTATTCTGTTTGTCGTTGCACTTTTTGCTGAGGTTGTCAAAGACCCCGTCTATCATATCGATGTGAACAAATATCCCAGGTTTCAAGCAAAAATAGAACTTGCAAATGAAAAATCGGTCCTGTTTTGCTGTCCTAAGTCGATGTTTTATTTTTATCTGCGACCTTTTGAGTTTCCTGAATACAATATCACAAAAGAGACCGATTTTAAAAAGTTGATGGTAAAAGACTACATTAGCGGAGATTGGATCAAAGCCGAGGGTGCCACCTATGTTTTTGGCAGTCGTCTCCAAGGGCCAAAAGGTGACGACCTGATTCCTGTGAGAAATAAAGATGCACTCAATATCTTTCGATTAAAATATGGTGGTACAAAAATTTTGACATTTCCAGAGATCGTCCATAAGGGCATTGGGCTTATCAAATATCTTGATATGCCATAG
- a CDS encoding ABC transporter permease, which yields MKNLFLISKLDIKESTRSRWFLVYLLVFGGLMALFFITGITDSVVMGFTGLSRLLLVYMQVTIVILPIFILITTVKSISGDRESAILEYMLSFPVSLKEYYWGKMLGRFFIVFVPVFLALILGVVWGVFKGGELPWKMLLVYSAFLFSMCAAFLGIAFFISTIVKSHDVALGASFVVWIMLLAFLDIALIGLMLANRWSDEVIISIALLNPLEVFRVGAMSLFDPELTVMGPVAYFLLDNFGHTPFILYAFFYPLFVGFFFAALGYYFFKKRDLL from the coding sequence TTGAAAAATCTATTCCTCATTTCTAAACTGGATATCAAAGAGTCAACAAGAAGCCGGTGGTTTCTTGTCTACCTGTTGGTCTTTGGCGGTTTGATGGCCCTCTTTTTCATCACAGGCATTACCGATAGCGTCGTGATGGGTTTCACTGGACTTAGTAGGCTACTGCTTGTCTATATGCAAGTGACTATCGTGATATTGCCTATTTTTATTTTGATCACTACAGTAAAATCCATTTCTGGCGATAGAGAGAGTGCGATACTGGAGTATATGCTCTCTTTCCCTGTATCGTTGAAAGAGTATTACTGGGGGAAAATGCTTGGTAGATTTTTTATCGTTTTTGTTCCAGTTTTTTTGGCGCTCATTTTAGGTGTGGTATGGGGAGTCTTTAAGGGTGGTGAATTGCCATGGAAAATGCTTCTGGTTTACAGTGCATTTCTTTTTAGCATGTGTGCTGCCTTTTTGGGAATAGCCTTTTTCATCTCTACCATTGTAAAATCGCATGATGTAGCTCTTGGAGCAAGTTTTGTTGTATGGATTATGCTTTTAGCCTTTTTGGATATTGCATTGATCGGACTCATGCTTGCCAACAGATGGAGTGATGAGGTGATCATATCCATAGCTCTCCTTAATCCTTTGGAAGTGTTCCGTGTAGGAGCGATGAGTCTTTTTGATCCAGAACTTACTGTCATGGGACCGGTGGCGTACTTTTTACTCGATAATTTTGGCCATACGCCATTTATTTTGTATGCTTTTTTTTATCCGCTGTTTGTGGGCTTTTTCTTTGCGGCACTTGGGTATTACTTTTTCAAAAAACGAGATCTTTTATAA
- a CDS encoding ABC transporter ATP-binding protein, producing the protein MIEVCQATKRFLDVNVLDGIDLTIKDGDKIALMGPNGAGKTTLVRSILGFYHLDSGSIRVNGADPIKERQEVLRHISFIPQTPPPIKLSLTELMEYVSKSSGVNKEYIEQEAKKMDLALEKNLSKPFFKLSGGMKQKMLISIALAKRSDILIFDEPTANLDPKARERFYGLLEGLDPKVTTIYITHRLEEVESLINRKIYMDLGKVVEDERI; encoded by the coding sequence ATGATAGAAGTATGCCAAGCTACAAAACGTTTTTTAGATGTCAATGTATTAGATGGGATCGATTTGACTATCAAAGATGGTGACAAGATCGCTTTGATGGGGCCTAATGGAGCCGGGAAGACAACGCTTGTACGCTCCATTTTGGGATTTTATCATCTTGATAGCGGTTCCATTCGCGTCAATGGAGCCGATCCTATCAAGGAGCGGCAAGAGGTTTTACGCCATATCAGCTTCATTCCACAAACCCCTCCTCCCATCAAGCTTAGTTTAACAGAACTGATGGAGTATGTCTCAAAAAGTTCCGGGGTTAACAAAGAGTATATAGAGCAAGAGGCTAAAAAGATGGATCTTGCTTTAGAGAAAAATCTCTCCAAACCTTTTTTTAAATTGAGTGGCGGTATGAAACAAAAAATGCTTATTTCCATTGCCTTGGCGAAACGAAGCGATATTTTGATATTTGATGAACCTACGGCAAATCTAGATCCAAAGGCGAGAGAGCGATTTTATGGATTACTTGAGGGTTTGGATCCAAAAGTGACTACGATCTACATTACGCATCGATTGGAAGAGGTGGAATCATTGATCAATAGAAAGATCTATATGGATCTTGGAAAGGTGGTGGAAGATGAAAGGATTTAA
- a CDS encoding NapH/MauN family ferredoxin-type protein codes for MDRYNWSVREIIGAPLWSTLYYKTRDGKIRPTWRFWRWLSIIIINLAFFLSYHIDIQFLEGTLTGSRLLGFHLIDPFAALEILAAEHHVHTNIIIGVSTIVAFYFFVGGKAFCGWVCPYGLLSEIGEYFHQKLVSKHIIKEHKFNPRVRYIFWAIFLAAAAIDGYMVFEVINPVGILSRFIVYGWSLAVVWVLVVLLIEIFYSRRAWCKYVCPIGTTYSFLGWASPMKVQWDMEKCDHCAACFIACPEEHVLERFKAKYDPERQEKGITKEFVKDGDCIMCARCFDVCHEDAYNFEFRLKNLV; via the coding sequence GTGGATAGATACAACTGGAGTGTACGAGAAATTATAGGTGCCCCCTTATGGTCGACACTCTACTACAAAACAAGGGATGGAAAGATTCGTCCCACCTGGCGCTTTTGGCGCTGGCTGAGTATTATCATAATCAATTTGGCCTTTTTTCTCTCGTATCATATCGATATACAGTTTCTAGAAGGTACGCTGACAGGCTCAAGACTTTTGGGCTTTCATTTGATCGATCCTTTTGCGGCTTTGGAAATTTTGGCAGCCGAGCATCATGTCCATACCAATATCATCATTGGTGTATCGACGATTGTTGCTTTTTATTTTTTTGTCGGGGGAAAGGCATTTTGCGGATGGGTCTGTCCCTACGGACTTTTAAGTGAAATTGGGGAGTATTTTCATCAAAAATTGGTCAGCAAGCATATCATTAAAGAGCATAAATTCAATCCAAGAGTACGATATATCTTTTGGGCTATTTTTCTTGCTGCAGCGGCAATTGATGGCTATATGGTGTTCGAAGTGATCAATCCTGTCGGAATTTTGAGTCGTTTCATTGTGTATGGATGGAGCCTCGCAGTAGTTTGGGTCCTCGTTGTTTTGCTCATAGAGATCTTCTATTCACGAAGAGCGTGGTGTAAATATGTCTGTCCGATAGGAACCACTTACAGCTTTTTGGGATGGGCGAGTCCTATGAAAGTGCAATGGGACATGGAAAAGTGTGATCACTGTGCAGCCTGCTTTATCGCATGTCCCGAAGAGCATGTTCTTGAACGGTTCAAAGCAAAATATGACCCAGAGCGTCAGGAAAAGGGAATCACAAAAGAGTTCGTTAAAGATGGTGATTGTATAATGTGTGCAAGATGTTTTGACGTATGCCACGAGGATGCGTATAACTTCGAATTTCGATTGAAGAATCTAGTATGA
- a CDS encoding c-type cytochrome, whose translation MIRHIIAAIAGALTVAAILYMANLDREVHRLQMIHEIIAKSEQEVPMNKKVQATSRQQVQKKEENQEEAKLKVLKEKAGRLSAFDVSPLYRRNCASCHGINGEGAVGPKLIGKSKEYILQALHDFKTGKRKNYVMYGLLQKLDDAKLEELSTEIASFAQKMNQSK comes from the coding sequence ATGATACGACACATTATTGCAGCAATAGCAGGTGCACTCACTGTGGCAGCCATTTTGTATATGGCCAATCTTGACAGGGAAGTCCATAGACTTCAGATGATTCATGAAATTATTGCTAAAAGCGAGCAGGAAGTGCCTATGAACAAGAAGGTGCAGGCAACCTCGAGGCAGCAAGTCCAAAAAAAAGAGGAGAATCAGGAAGAGGCCAAACTGAAAGTATTGAAAGAGAAAGCGGGACGCTTGAGTGCTTTTGATGTGAGTCCACTCTATCGTAGAAACTGTGCTTCTTGTCATGGTATCAATGGAGAGGGCGCAGTAGGCCCGAAACTTATCGGAAAAAGTAAAGAGTATATCCTTCAAGCCCTCCACGATTTTAAAACAGGCAAACGGAAAAATTATGTAATGTATGGACTCTTGCAAAAACTGGACGATGCAAAGCTGGAAGAGTTATCAACAGAAATCGCCTCTTTCGCACAAAAAATGAATCAATCCAAATAA
- a CDS encoding c-type cytochrome, which translates to MRVLHVIVAIVFIVGMSGCSEKKEQKETEANAPAKITVTEGAVQQRKETGSQSSDSGKFYYSYNKAKKKKQEVEDEGAYTELGAYRHIVNNYQKVQISLWANKLSKDFLIYCSACHDDYANGIIGPSLLDKDGSYIYEQLQKFKTGKRKNVLMQQLVHRLSDEKLRALSEEIAAFNKKVKKLLEQHGQKDRK; encoded by the coding sequence ATGAGAGTATTACATGTAATAGTAGCTATTGTGTTTATTGTAGGTATGAGCGGTTGTAGTGAGAAAAAAGAGCAAAAAGAGACTGAAGCGAATGCACCGGCTAAGATTACTGTAACAGAAGGTGCGGTGCAACAACGAAAAGAGACGGGTTCTCAAAGTAGTGACAGCGGGAAGTTCTACTACTCCTATAATAAAGCAAAAAAGAAAAAGCAAGAGGTCGAAGATGAAGGTGCATATACAGAGCTTGGTGCTTATCGGCATATTGTAAACAATTACCAAAAAGTCCAGATTTCACTCTGGGCAAATAAACTGAGTAAAGATTTTCTGATTTACTGTTCTGCATGTCATGATGATTATGCCAATGGAATCATTGGACCATCTTTGCTTGATAAAGATGGATCCTATATCTATGAGCAGTTACAAAAATTTAAAACAGGTAAACGCAAAAATGTATTGATGCAGCAGCTTGTGCATAGATTAAGCGATGAAAAACTTCGAGCTTTGTCTGAAGAGATTGCAGCATTCAACAAAAAGGTAAAGAAACTACTTGAGCAACATGGACAAAAGGATAGAAAATGA